A stretch of Vibrio aphrogenes DNA encodes these proteins:
- the sucC gene encoding ADP-forming succinate--CoA ligase subunit beta, giving the protein MNLHEYQAKQLFAEFGLPVPEGYACNTPLEAYEAAGRISTAKKVVKCQVHAGGRGKAGGVELHDTKDGVKEFAQKWLGKNLVTYQTDAKGQPVTKILVEEASDIANELYLGAVVDRGSRRIVFMASTEGGVEIEKVAEETPELIHKAAIDPLVGPQAYQGRELAFKLGLTGNQIKQFTQIFMGLGKMFAQYDLALLEINPLVITGAGDLLCLDGKINIDSNAMYRQPKLREMHDPSQEDEREAHAAQYELNYVALDGNVGCMVNGAGLAMGTMDIVNLHGGKPANFLDVGGGATKERVAEAFKIILSDENVKAVLVNIFGGIVRCDMIAEGIIGAVKEVGVEVPVVVRLEGTNAELGRDVLAKSGLDIIAATSLKDAAVQVVKAAEGK; this is encoded by the coding sequence ATGAATTTGCATGAATATCAAGCTAAGCAGTTATTTGCTGAATTCGGATTGCCGGTACCAGAAGGTTATGCTTGCAATACTCCTTTAGAAGCCTATGAAGCGGCGGGTCGTATTAGTACCGCTAAGAAAGTCGTGAAATGCCAAGTGCATGCTGGTGGTCGCGGTAAAGCTGGAGGTGTAGAGCTGCATGACACCAAAGACGGCGTTAAAGAGTTTGCGCAAAAATGGCTAGGGAAAAATCTAGTGACTTACCAAACGGATGCCAAAGGTCAGCCGGTCACGAAAATTTTGGTTGAAGAAGCATCTGATATTGCGAACGAATTATATTTAGGCGCTGTGGTTGACCGTGGTAGTCGTCGTATTGTTTTCATGGCATCAACAGAAGGTGGTGTGGAAATTGAAAAAGTCGCCGAAGAAACGCCAGAATTAATTCATAAAGCGGCGATTGATCCTTTAGTTGGTCCACAAGCTTACCAAGGTCGTGAGCTGGCATTTAAGCTCGGCTTGACAGGAAATCAAATTAAGCAATTTACACAGATCTTTATGGGTCTAGGTAAAATGTTCGCTCAATACGATTTAGCGTTGTTAGAAATCAACCCATTGGTTATTACCGGTGCGGGTGATTTGCTATGTCTTGATGGCAAGATCAACATCGACTCAAATGCGATGTACCGTCAACCGAAATTACGTGAAATGCACGATCCATCACAAGAAGATGAGCGCGAAGCACATGCGGCACAATATGAGCTTAATTATGTCGCACTAGATGGTAACGTTGGTTGTATGGTCAATGGTGCAGGTCTTGCAATGGGTACGATGGATATCGTTAATTTGCATGGTGGTAAGCCGGCGAACTTCCTTGATGTAGGTGGCGGTGCGACCAAAGAGCGTGTAGCAGAAGCGTTTAAGATCATCCTTTCTGATGAAAATGTCAAAGCGGTATTGGTTAACATTTTCGGGGGAATTGTTCGTTGTGACATGATCGCCGAAGGTATCATCGGTGCAGTTAAAGAAGTCGGTGTTGAAGTACCAGTGGTGGTTCGTCTTGAAGGCACCAATGCAGAGCTGGGCCGTGACGTATTAGCGAAGTCAGGTTTAGATATCATTGCAGCAACATCTCTAAAAGATGCAGCAGTTCAAGTAGTTAAAGCGGCGGAGGGCAAATAA
- the sucA gene encoding 2-oxoglutarate dehydrogenase E1 component: MHNGVMKAWLESSHLAGANATYVEELYELYLSDPDQVGDEWKKVFDNLPVEAAAHGEQPHSRVRDYFRRLAKETKHYNVQVSDPDVDAKQVKVLQLINAYRFRGHQAANLDPLNIWKRESVAELDPAFHNLSQDDFQESFNVGSFAVGQETMPLKDIYDALNKIYCGSIGAEYMHITNTEEKRWIQDRLESVVGEGTFTQDEKLTFLDELTAAEGLERYLGAKFPGAKRFSLEGGDALIPMTKELIRHAGSQGMREVVIGMAHRGRLNMLVNVLGKKPQDLFDEFAGKHDETWGTGDVKYHQGFSADFATPGGNVHLALAFNPSHLEIVNPVVIGSVRARQDRLGDKDGSKVLPITIHGDSAIAGQGVVAETFNMSQARGYQVGGTVRIVVNNQIGFTTSNPRDTRSTMYCTDIAKMVQAPIFHVNADDPEAVAFITRIALDYRNEFKRDVVIDLVCYRRHGHNEADEPNATQPLMYQKIKKHPTPRKLYADVLVDRQDIELETATQLINEYRDALDRGEVVVKEWRPMALHSVDWSPYLGHEWNEEWDNQIDFNRLKDLGTKVCQFPESHTLQSRVEKLYNDRVAMVAGEKPIDWGMAEILAYATIVDGGKRIRFTGQDSGRGTFFHRHAVLHDQDTASTYMPLGHIHDNQGPFQVFDSVLSEEAVLAFEYGYATAEPSGLTIWEAQFGDFANGAQVVIDQFISSGEQKWGRLCGLTMLLPHGYEGQGPEHSSARLERYLQLCAEQNIQVVVPSTPAQVYHMIRRQVIRPMRRPLIVMSPKSLLRHPLCTSSLEDLAQGTFQAAIPETDELEPSQVKRVVMCSGKVYYDLLEQRRKNEQTDVAIIRVEQLYPFPYDEVSKAIEQYTNVEDFVWCQEEPQNQGAWYSSQHNMRFALPNGATLKYAGRPASASPAVGYMSVHLKQQKALVDDALNLDY, from the coding sequence ATGCACAACGGCGTGATGAAGGCATGGCTCGAGTCTTCACACTTGGCTGGCGCCAATGCAACTTACGTAGAAGAACTCTACGAACTGTATCTTAGTGATCCCGATCAAGTCGGTGACGAATGGAAAAAGGTGTTTGATAACCTACCCGTAGAAGCTGCGGCGCATGGTGAACAACCACATTCTCGTGTTCGTGACTACTTTAGACGATTAGCGAAAGAGACAAAGCATTACAATGTCCAAGTTAGTGATCCTGATGTCGATGCTAAACAAGTAAAAGTTTTGCAGTTAATCAATGCTTACCGTTTCCGTGGGCATCAAGCTGCAAATTTAGACCCTCTCAATATTTGGAAACGTGAATCTGTCGCTGAACTGGATCCTGCTTTCCATAATCTCTCCCAAGACGATTTCCAAGAGTCCTTTAATGTCGGTTCTTTCGCGGTTGGCCAAGAGACTATGCCATTAAAAGACATCTATGACGCACTGAATAAAATCTACTGTGGTTCTATTGGTGCTGAATACATGCATATTACTAACACCGAAGAAAAACGCTGGATCCAAGACCGCTTAGAGTCTGTCGTCGGTGAAGGAACTTTCACACAAGATGAGAAGTTAACCTTCCTTGATGAACTGACTGCAGCGGAAGGACTTGAGCGTTATCTTGGTGCGAAATTCCCGGGTGCCAAACGCTTCTCATTAGAAGGGGGGGATGCACTGATACCAATGACCAAAGAGTTGATTCGTCATGCTGGCTCACAAGGCATGCGCGAAGTTGTTATTGGTATGGCTCACCGTGGTCGCTTGAACATGTTAGTCAACGTGTTAGGTAAGAAACCTCAAGATCTATTTGATGAGTTTGCTGGTAAACATGATGAAACATGGGGTACCGGGGATGTGAAATACCATCAAGGTTTCTCTGCTGATTTTGCAACACCTGGCGGTAATGTTCATTTAGCCTTGGCGTTTAACCCATCTCACCTAGAAATTGTTAACCCTGTAGTGATTGGTTCGGTACGTGCTCGCCAAGATCGTTTAGGCGATAAAGATGGCAGCAAAGTTTTACCGATCACTATTCACGGCGACTCGGCCATTGCCGGTCAAGGTGTGGTCGCAGAAACCTTTAATATGTCACAGGCTCGTGGCTATCAGGTCGGTGGTACGGTACGCATTGTCGTCAATAACCAAATCGGTTTTACGACCTCCAATCCGCGTGATACTCGTTCTACCATGTACTGTACTGATATTGCGAAAATGGTACAGGCACCGATCTTCCACGTGAATGCCGATGACCCAGAAGCGGTCGCTTTTATTACGCGTATTGCTTTGGATTATCGTAACGAGTTCAAACGTGATGTAGTGATTGATTTAGTGTGTTATCGCCGCCATGGTCATAACGAAGCCGATGAGCCGAATGCGACTCAACCTTTGATGTACCAAAAAATCAAAAAACATCCAACACCTCGTAAATTGTATGCTGATGTACTGGTGGATCGTCAAGATATTGAACTTGAAACCGCAACACAGTTAATCAATGAATACCGAGATGCCTTAGATCGTGGCGAAGTCGTGGTGAAAGAATGGCGTCCAATGGCGCTGCATTCTGTAGACTGGTCGCCCTACCTCGGTCATGAATGGAATGAAGAGTGGGATAACCAAATTGACTTTAATCGATTAAAAGATTTGGGCACCAAAGTGTGTCAATTCCCAGAAAGTCATACTTTACAAAGCCGAGTTGAAAAACTGTATAACGACCGTGTTGCGATGGTTGCGGGTGAAAAACCAATTGATTGGGGCATGGCTGAAATTTTAGCTTATGCAACGATAGTCGATGGCGGTAAACGTATTCGATTCACTGGGCAAGACTCTGGTCGTGGTACTTTCTTCCACCGTCATGCGGTGTTGCATGATCAAGATACAGCCAGTACCTATATGCCGTTGGGTCATATTCATGATAATCAAGGGCCATTCCAAGTGTTTGATTCAGTATTGTCTGAAGAAGCAGTATTGGCGTTTGAATACGGTTATGCGACCGCAGAGCCAAGTGGTTTAACCATTTGGGAAGCTCAATTTGGTGATTTCGCCAACGGCGCTCAAGTGGTGATAGATCAATTCATTTCATCGGGTGAGCAAAAGTGGGGACGCCTTTGCGGTTTAACTATGTTGCTTCCTCATGGTTATGAAGGTCAGGGGCCAGAGCACTCATCAGCTCGCCTTGAACGTTACTTGCAATTGTGCGCTGAGCAAAATATTCAAGTGGTCGTTCCTTCAACGCCGGCTCAGGTGTATCACATGATTCGTCGCCAAGTGATTCGTCCGATGCGTCGCCCATTAATCGTGATGTCGCCGAAATCCTTATTGCGCCATCCACTATGTACATCAAGCTTAGAGGATCTCGCTCAAGGCACTTTCCAAGCCGCGATTCCGGAAACGGATGAGTTAGAGCCAAGCCAAGTGAAACGTGTGGTGATGTGTTCAGGTAAAGTCTATTACGACTTGCTAGAACAACGCCGTAAGAATGAGCAAACTGACGTGGCTATTATACGTGTCGAGCAACTTTACCCATTCCCATACGATGAAGTGAGTAAAGCAATTGAACAGTATACCAATGTTGAAGATTTTGTTTGGTGTCAAGAAGAACCACAAAACCAAGGTGCTTGGTATAGCAGTCAGCACAATATGCGTTTCGCATTGCCAAATGGGGCAACGTTAAAATATGCAGGTCGACCAGCTTCAGCTTCACCAGCGGTTGGTTATATGTCAGTTCACTTAAAACAGCAAAAAGCATTGGTCGATGATGCTTTGAATTTAGATTATTAA
- the sdhA gene encoding succinate dehydrogenase flavoprotein subunit, with the protein MSIPVREFDAVVIGAGGAGMRAALQISEQGLSCALLSKVFPTRSHTVSAQGGITVALGNSHKDDWQWHMYDTVKGSDYIGDQNAIEYMCKNGPESVIELEKMGLPFSRFDDGSIYQRPFGGQSKDFGGEQAARTAAAADRTGHALLHTLYQQNIKHKTTIFSEWYALDLVKNQDGAILGTTALCMETGEICYFKAKATVLATGGAGRIYQSTTNAHINTGDGVGMALRAGVPMQDIEMWQFHPTGIAGAGVLVTEGCRGEGGYLLNKDGERFMERYAPNAKDLAGRDVVARSMMIEIREGRGCDGPWGPHIKLKLDHLGKDVLDARLPGILELSRTFAHVDPVKEPIPVIPTCHYMMGGVPTQVSGQAIKQNADGTDSEVQGLFACGEIASVSVHGANRLGGNSLLDLVVFGRATGLHLGETLAAQAEAREATDSDIEASLARFNRWENSTGGEDPVQIRKDLQSCMQRSFSVFREGEAMAEGLEELKVIRERLKNAHLSDKSTEFNTQRVECLELDNLMETAFATAVAANYRTESRGAHARFDYPDRDDANWLCHSIYNPETEQMSKRDVNMQPVLREAFPPKVRTY; encoded by the coding sequence GTGAGTATTCCCGTTCGTGAATTCGATGCCGTTGTTATCGGCGCAGGTGGCGCAGGTATGCGCGCTGCATTACAAATTTCTGAGCAAGGTCTATCTTGTGCGTTGCTATCAAAAGTATTTCCAACTCGTTCACACACTGTTTCAGCGCAAGGTGGGATAACCGTTGCATTAGGTAACTCTCATAAAGACGACTGGCAGTGGCACATGTATGACACGGTGAAAGGCTCTGATTATATTGGTGACCAAAATGCGATCGAATACATGTGTAAAAATGGTCCAGAGTCGGTGATTGAGTTAGAGAAAATGGGCTTACCGTTTTCTCGTTTTGACGATGGCTCCATTTACCAGCGCCCATTTGGAGGTCAATCTAAAGATTTTGGTGGGGAGCAAGCGGCGCGTACAGCGGCCGCAGCAGACCGAACTGGCCATGCATTACTGCATACGCTTTATCAACAAAATATCAAACATAAAACCACCATTTTCTCTGAGTGGTATGCACTTGATCTTGTGAAAAACCAAGACGGTGCGATTTTAGGGACAACCGCACTTTGCATGGAAACGGGCGAGATTTGCTATTTCAAAGCCAAAGCGACGGTACTCGCAACGGGTGGGGCGGGTCGTATTTATCAATCGACCACCAATGCGCACATTAATACCGGTGATGGTGTTGGGATGGCGCTGCGTGCTGGCGTGCCAATGCAAGATATTGAAATGTGGCAATTCCACCCAACGGGTATTGCTGGTGCTGGTGTCTTAGTTACTGAAGGTTGTCGCGGTGAAGGGGGTTATCTTCTCAATAAAGATGGCGAACGTTTCATGGAACGCTATGCACCAAATGCCAAAGACTTGGCTGGCCGTGATGTGGTGGCTCGTTCAATGATGATTGAAATCCGTGAAGGTCGTGGTTGTGACGGCCCTTGGGGACCGCATATCAAACTGAAACTAGACCATTTAGGCAAAGATGTCTTGGATGCACGTTTACCGGGTATTCTTGAATTATCACGTACCTTTGCGCACGTTGATCCAGTCAAAGAGCCGATTCCAGTTATTCCAACTTGTCACTATATGATGGGCGGAGTGCCAACTCAGGTTTCAGGTCAAGCAATTAAGCAAAATGCGGATGGTACAGATTCAGAAGTTCAAGGCTTATTTGCGTGTGGTGAGATCGCTTCGGTATCAGTACATGGGGCTAACCGTCTAGGCGGGAACTCTTTACTTGATTTGGTGGTCTTTGGTCGTGCTACAGGTTTACATCTAGGGGAAACTCTTGCAGCGCAAGCGGAAGCTCGTGAAGCGACAGACTCTGATATTGAAGCCTCATTGGCTCGTTTCAATCGCTGGGAAAACAGCACTGGTGGCGAAGATCCAGTACAAATTCGTAAAGACTTACAAAGCTGTATGCAACGTAGCTTCTCGGTATTCCGTGAAGGGGAAGCGATGGCGGAAGGTTTGGAAGAATTGAAAGTTATTCGTGAGCGTTTGAAAAATGCCCATCTATCGGACAAATCGACAGAATTTAATACTCAGCGAGTTGAGTGTTTAGAGTTGGATAACTTGATGGAAACCGCTTTTGCAACCGCAGTGGCAGCGAACTACCGTACGGAAAGCCGTGGTGCACATGCTCGTTTTGATTACCCAGATCGTGATGATGCTAACTGGCTATGCCACTCTATTTATAATCCAGAGACAGAACAAATGTCGAAACGTGATGTGAATATGCAGCCGGTATTACGTGAAGCATTTCCACCAAAAGTACGTACTTATTAA
- a CDS encoding Nif3-like dinuclear metal center hexameric protein, whose protein sequence is MNNLKLEILLNQTLSPQLVKDYCPNGLQVEGTSEVNKIITGVTASQALIDAAIEAKADAILVHHGYFWKGEAEPLVGMKGKRIRHLIQNNINLYAYHLPLDIHPELGNNAQLAQLLEIDTQGGLEGHPQSVAMFGEFKTSLSGKQLAARIEKVLQRKPLHIAPQELNKPIKTIGWCTGGGQDYIELAAKSGLDAFISGEISERTTYIARELGIHYFSAGHHATERYGVKALGEWLAQAHGFEVEFIDIDNPV, encoded by the coding sequence ATGAATAACCTGAAATTAGAGATATTGCTCAATCAAACTTTATCACCTCAACTGGTAAAAGACTATTGCCCAAATGGTTTACAAGTGGAAGGGACGTCAGAGGTCAATAAGATCATCACTGGGGTGACGGCCTCACAAGCATTGATTGATGCTGCAATTGAAGCCAAGGCGGATGCGATTTTAGTGCACCATGGGTATTTCTGGAAAGGAGAAGCCGAACCTTTAGTTGGTATGAAAGGTAAACGCATTCGCCACTTGATCCAAAATAATATCAATTTGTATGCGTACCATTTACCACTGGATATTCATCCTGAACTTGGAAATAACGCCCAATTGGCTCAATTATTGGAGATTGATACTCAAGGTGGACTAGAAGGGCATCCGCAATCTGTGGCGATGTTTGGTGAGTTTAAAACCTCTTTGTCGGGTAAACAACTGGCGGCGCGCATTGAAAAAGTGTTACAACGCAAACCCTTGCACATCGCCCCGCAAGAGCTAAATAAGCCGATTAAAACTATTGGTTGGTGTACGGGCGGCGGTCAAGATTATATTGAGTTGGCGGCAAAATCTGGCTTAGATGCCTTTATTTCTGGTGAAATTTCTGAGCGCACCACATATATTGCTCGTGAATTAGGCATTCATTATTTCTCTGCTGGCCACCATGCTACTGAGCGTTATGGCGTTAAAGCACTAGGAGAATGGTTAGCTCAAGCACATGGTTTTGAGGTTGAGTTTATCGATATCGACAACCCGGTCTAG
- a CDS encoding citrate synthase: protein MADKKATLHIEGKAPIELPILSGTDGPDVLDVRKLGASGYFTFDPGFLATASCESQITYIDGGKGILLHRGFPIDQLANNADYLEVCYILLYGEAPSRSEYEKFKKIVSDHTMVHEQIASFFHGFRRDAHPMAVMCGVVGALSAFYHDALDINNATHREITAFRLLSKMPTLAAMCYKYSIGQPFIYPRNELDYAGNFLHMMFANPCEEYMVNPVVSRAMDKIFTLHADHEQNASTSTVRLAGSSGANPFACIAAGIASLWGPAHGGANEACLKMLEEIGSVENIPEYIEKAKDKDDPFRLMGFGHRVYKNFDPRAKVMRESCHEVLSELNIKDPLLDVAMELERIALSDPYFVEKKLYPNVDFYSGIILKAIGIPVSMFTVIFAISRTIGWIAHWNEMHDDPNNRIGRPRQLYTGKLERDFTPLQERE, encoded by the coding sequence ATGGCGGATAAGAAAGCGACCCTTCATATCGAGGGAAAAGCACCTATTGAGCTCCCAATATTGAGTGGTACAGACGGTCCTGATGTACTAGATGTGCGTAAATTAGGTGCAAGTGGTTACTTTACATTTGACCCAGGTTTTCTTGCTACAGCGTCTTGCGAATCCCAAATCACATATATCGATGGTGGTAAAGGAATCTTACTACACCGCGGTTTCCCAATTGATCAACTTGCCAATAACGCAGACTATTTAGAAGTTTGCTATATCCTACTTTATGGCGAAGCGCCTTCTCGCTCCGAATACGAAAAATTCAAAAAAATCGTCTCTGACCACACGATGGTGCATGAGCAAATTGCAAGTTTCTTCCACGGCTTCCGTCGTGATGCGCACCCAATGGCTGTGATGTGTGGTGTAGTAGGTGCATTATCTGCGTTTTATCATGATGCACTTGATATTAACAACGCGACTCACCGTGAAATTACCGCATTCCGTTTATTGTCAAAAATGCCGACCTTAGCTGCGATGTGTTACAAATACTCTATCGGCCAACCATTTATCTACCCACGCAATGAATTGGATTATGCCGGAAACTTCCTTCACATGATGTTCGCTAATCCTTGTGAAGAGTATATGGTCAACCCTGTGGTTTCTCGTGCCATGGATAAGATTTTTACCTTACATGCAGACCACGAACAAAACGCATCAACCTCAACGGTTCGTCTCGCGGGCTCTTCAGGTGCTAACCCATTCGCTTGTATTGCTGCAGGTATTGCTTCTTTATGGGGACCTGCTCATGGTGGAGCGAATGAAGCTTGCTTGAAAATGCTAGAAGAAATTGGCAGCGTTGAAAATATTCCAGAATACATTGAAAAAGCGAAAGACAAAGATGACCCATTCCGTTTAATGGGCTTTGGTCACCGTGTTTACAAAAACTTCGATCCTCGAGCCAAAGTGATGCGAGAGTCTTGTCATGAAGTGCTGTCGGAACTCAACATCAAAGATCCTCTGCTCGATGTCGCCATGGAATTAGAACGCATTGCGCTGTCTGACCCTTACTTTGTCGAGAAGAAATTGTATCCAAACGTTGACTTCTATTCTGGCATTATCTTAAAAGCCATTGGCATTCCAGTATCTATGTTTACGGTTATCTTTGCGATTTCTCGTACTATTGGCTGGATCGCACATTGGAATGAAATGCACGACGATCCAAACAACCGCATCGGTCGTCCTCGTCAGCTTTATACCGGTAAACTTGAGCGTGATTTCACACCACTTCAAGAACGTGAATAA
- the odhB gene encoding 2-oxoglutarate dehydrogenase complex dihydrolipoyllysine-residue succinyltransferase — protein sequence MTIEILVPDLPESVADATVATWHKQPGDSVERDEVLVEIETDKVVLEVPAPEDGVLEAILEEEGATVLSKQLLAKLKPGAVAGEPTTDKAEPTEASPDKRHKASLNEESNDALSPAVRRLLAEHSLEASDVKGTGVGGRITREDVEAHLAKPAATKPAEEQKIEAPAAARTEKRVPMTRLRKTVANRLLEAKNSTAMLTTFNEVNMKPIMDLRAQYKDQFEKRHDTRLGFMSFYVKAVTEALKRYPEVNASIDGDDIVYHNYFDISMAVSTPRGLVTPVLKDCDQLSFADIEKGIKELAIKGRDGKLQVEDLMGGNFTITNGGVFGSLMSTPIINPPQAAILGMHKIQDRPMAVDGKVEILPMMYLALSYDHRLIDGRESVGFLVTIKELLEDPARLLLDV from the coding sequence ATGACAATTGAAATTCTGGTTCCAGATTTACCTGAATCCGTAGCCGACGCTACCGTGGCTACATGGCATAAACAACCAGGCGACAGCGTTGAGCGTGATGAAGTGTTGGTTGAAATTGAAACCGATAAAGTTGTGTTAGAAGTGCCGGCTCCAGAAGATGGCGTATTAGAAGCCATTTTAGAAGAAGAAGGGGCAACGGTTCTATCTAAGCAACTGTTAGCTAAATTAAAACCGGGTGCAGTTGCAGGTGAACCAACGACGGATAAAGCCGAACCAACGGAAGCCTCACCAGATAAGCGCCATAAAGCTTCGTTAAATGAAGAGTCTAACGACGCATTAAGCCCAGCAGTGCGTCGTTTATTAGCCGAGCACAGCCTAGAAGCATCTGATGTGAAAGGCACGGGAGTCGGTGGCCGTATCACACGTGAAGATGTGGAAGCGCATCTAGCGAAACCGGCGGCGACAAAACCTGCCGAAGAGCAAAAAATTGAAGCACCAGCAGCGGCGCGTACTGAAAAGCGTGTTCCGATGACTCGCCTACGTAAAACCGTGGCTAATCGTCTACTTGAAGCGAAAAATTCAACTGCGATGCTTACCACGTTTAACGAAGTCAATATGAAGCCAATCATGGATCTGCGTGCTCAATACAAAGATCAATTTGAAAAGCGCCATGATACTCGCTTAGGCTTTATGTCTTTCTATGTGAAGGCGGTAACAGAGGCACTAAAACGCTATCCTGAAGTCAACGCATCGATTGATGGTGATGATATTGTTTACCACAACTATTTTGATATTAGTATGGCGGTGTCGACTCCACGTGGCTTAGTAACGCCGGTCTTAAAAGATTGTGATCAACTTAGCTTTGCTGACATTGAAAAAGGCATCAAAGAGCTGGCGATTAAAGGCCGTGATGGCAAATTACAAGTTGAAGATCTGATGGGCGGTAACTTCACCATTACCAATGGTGGTGTATTTGGTTCATTAATGTCGACTCCGATTATCAACCCACCGCAAGCAGCTATTTTAGGAATGCATAAAATCCAAGATCGTCCAATGGCGGTTGATGGAAAAGTTGAAATCTTGCCAATGATGTACCTAGCGCTATCTTATGACCACCGTTTAATTGATGGTCGTGAGTCAGTTGGATTCTTGGTAACCATTAAAGAGTTACTTGAAGATCCGGCTCGTTTATTACTTGATGTATAA
- the sdhC gene encoding succinate dehydrogenase cytochrome b556 subunit — translation MSTPVKEKKSRPVNLDLQTIHFPISAIASIVHRISGVIMFVSVGILLWLLATSLSSPVGFSQVSNVIESFAVKFILWGILTALAYHICGGIRHLFMDMKYFEEKESGALSAKAVFVVTAILSVLAGVLVW, via the coding sequence GTGAGCACACCCGTGAAAGAAAAAAAGTCCAGACCAGTTAATTTAGATTTACAAACGATACATTTCCCGATTTCCGCAATCGCATCCATTGTGCACCGTATCTCTGGTGTCATTATGTTTGTTTCTGTTGGTATCTTATTATGGCTCCTTGCCACTTCACTATCATCTCCAGTCGGTTTTTCACAAGTGAGCAACGTGATTGAAAGCTTTGCCGTAAAATTTATTTTATGGGGCATTTTGACCGCATTGGCTTATCACATTTGTGGTGGTATCCGTCATTTATTCATGGATATGAAATATTTTGAAGAGAAAGAAAGCGGCGCGCTGAGTGCGAAAGCGGTTTTCGTGGTTACAGCTATATTATCGGTATTAGCAGGAGTTCTTGTATGGTAA
- a CDS encoding succinate dehydrogenase iron-sulfur subunit, translating to MKVNFSLYRYNPDVDKKPYMKDYVMEVEEGSDMMVLDALILLKEQDPTISFRRSCREGVCGSDGLNMNGKNGLACITPLSALSGKGKVVIRPLPGLPVIRDLIVDMAQFYDNYAKVKPYLINDGELPPSREHLQSPEDRAHLDGLYDCIMCACCTTSCPSFWWNPDKFIGPAGLLAAYRWLIDSRDTATDERLSNLDDAFSVFRCHEIMNCVNVCPKGLNPTKAIGHIKSMLINRSV from the coding sequence ATGAAAGTGAATTTTTCTTTATATCGCTACAACCCAGATGTCGACAAAAAACCTTATATGAAAGATTACGTAATGGAGGTTGAAGAAGGCTCTGACATGATGGTGTTGGATGCTTTAATTTTGCTAAAAGAACAAGATCCCACCATTTCATTCCGTCGTTCTTGTCGTGAAGGTGTTTGCGGCTCAGATGGATTAAATATGAATGGTAAGAATGGCTTAGCTTGCATTACACCATTGTCAGCACTGAGTGGTAAAGGTAAAGTAGTGATTCGTCCATTGCCGGGTTTACCGGTTATTCGTGACTTGATTGTCGATATGGCTCAATTTTACGATAACTATGCCAAAGTAAAACCGTATTTGATTAATGACGGTGAATTACCACCATCACGTGAGCATCTACAGTCGCCGGAAGATCGTGCGCATTTAGATGGTTTGTACGATTGTATTATGTGTGCATGTTGTACGACATCGTGCCCATCGTTTTGGTGGAACCCAGATAAATTTATTGGCCCAGCTGGCTTATTGGCCGCTTATCGTTGGTTAATTGATAGCCGCGATACTGCGACAGACGAACGCTTATCAAATCTTGATGATGCATTTAGCGTTTTCCGTTGCCATGAGATTATGAACTGTGTCAATGTTTGCCCTAAGGGGTTAAACCCGACAAAAGCCATTGGTCATATCAAATCGATGTTGATCAATCGCTCAGTATAA
- the sdhD gene encoding succinate dehydrogenase, hydrophobic membrane anchor protein — MVKHISSFGRNGVHDYLLIRATGIIMALYTVYMVGYLACGPDINYLSWQSFFSGTFTKVFTMVALVSVLIHAWIGMWQVLTDYIKPTAIRLVLQLLIIVTLIAYFFSGLFILWGV; from the coding sequence ATGGTAAAGCACATTTCTTCATTCGGACGTAATGGAGTTCATGATTACCTCCTCATTCGTGCAACAGGCATTATTATGGCCCTATATACCGTGTATATGGTGGGCTATCTAGCTTGTGGACCAGATATCAACTATCTGTCTTGGCAATCGTTTTTTAGTGGTACTTTCACCAAAGTGTTCACTATGGTTGCCTTAGTCAGCGTGCTTATTCATGCATGGATTGGTATGTGGCAAGTGTTGACCGATTATATTAAACCAACCGCAATTCGTCTTGTTTTACAACTGCTTATTATCGTGACACTGATTGCGTATTTCTTCTCTGGTCTATTTATTCTGTGGGGTGTGTAA